Proteins encoded together in one Flavobacterium keumense window:
- a CDS encoding glycosyltransferase family 4 protein, whose translation MSNKIPKKLLIITYYWPPAGGPGVQRWLKFVKYLPDFDVQPIVYVPENPTYPIVDVQLENEISDKAIILKNPIFEPYQLASFLSKNKTKKISSGIIPNQKKQSFLEKVMLWVRGNLFIPDARVFWVKPSVAYLEKYIRENKIDTIVTSGPPHSLHLIGLELKQKLDLKWLADFRDPWTTIGYHKSLRLSHYAAKKHKQLEYQVLNSADTIIVTSKTTKSEFQAITSKPIEVITNGFDVEKVEKQTSDSKFSLAHIGSFLSERNPKILWESLKELLQEIPDFKSHLEIKLIGAVSQEVLETIGQFGLNLYLNNLGYVSHVDAVAHQRKSQVLLLIEINSEETKSILPGKLFEYMVSERPIIAIGPKDSDFAEIITNTNTGVFFEYSEKVKLKQTIREYYIQFLEGKLQSNGVGLQQYSRKNLTKQLVDLISK comes from the coding sequence ATGTCAAATAAAATCCCCAAAAAACTTTTAATCATCACCTATTATTGGCCACCGGCAGGAGGGCCAGGGGTGCAGCGTTGGTTGAAGTTTGTGAAATATTTGCCGGATTTTGATGTACAACCTATTGTGTATGTACCTGAAAATCCAACCTATCCAATTGTTGACGTACAACTGGAAAATGAAATTTCGGATAAGGCGATTATTTTAAAAAATCCAATTTTTGAACCGTACCAATTGGCTTCTTTTTTATCCAAAAATAAGACGAAGAAAATCAGTTCTGGAATTATTCCGAATCAGAAAAAACAATCTTTTTTAGAGAAAGTAATGCTTTGGGTGCGCGGCAATTTGTTTATTCCTGATGCACGTGTTTTTTGGGTAAAACCTTCTGTTGCTTATTTGGAGAAATACATTCGGGAGAATAAAATTGATACAATAGTTACCTCTGGACCACCGCATAGTTTGCATTTAATTGGTTTGGAATTAAAACAGAAATTAGATTTAAAATGGTTGGCCGACTTTAGAGATCCATGGACTACTATTGGCTACCATAAATCGTTACGATTGTCTCATTATGCAGCAAAGAAGCATAAACAATTAGAGTATCAAGTACTAAATTCAGCCGATACGATTATTGTAACAAGTAAAACTACTAAATCTGAATTTCAAGCAATTACGTCTAAACCGATCGAAGTGATTACCAATGGTTTTGATGTTGAAAAAGTTGAAAAACAGACGTCGGATTCTAAGTTTAGTTTGGCACACATTGGTTCATTCTTATCTGAAAGAAACCCTAAGATTTTATGGGAAAGTTTGAAAGAATTACTTCAAGAAATTCCAGATTTTAAATCGCATTTAGAAATCAAATTAATAGGCGCGGTAAGTCAAGAGGTATTGGAAACAATTGGTCAATTTGGCTTGAATCTGTATTTGAATAATTTAGGGTATGTTTCACATGTTGATGCGGTGGCTCACCAACGTAAATCACAAGTTTTATTGTTAATTGAAATCAATTCAGAAGAGACTAAAAGTATTTTACCAGGTAAATTGTTTGAATACATGGTTTCAGAACGACCTATTATAGCAATTGGTCCTAAAGACTCTGATTTTGCTGAGATAATTACCAATACTAATACGGGAGTATTTTTTGAATATTCTGAAAAAGTGAAACTAAAACAAACGATTCGAGAGTATTATATTCAATTTTTGGAAGGTAAATTACAATCGAATGGAGTAGGACTTCAGCAGTATTCTCGAAAAAATTTAACCAAACAATTGGTCGATTTGATCAGTAAATAA
- a CDS encoding oligosaccharide flippase family protein — translation MGIVLNQSLKNTIITYIGFGIGGISTIFLFPPILGKTYYGLSNYILSCANVIMPLFAIGMQNTLVKFYSQCKTEKEENQFLSFTVVFPLLLSIPLVLIGLFFYDDISFFITKKNPIVKEFIYLIPFIGICMAYFEIFYAWARVHMHSVFGNFMKEVGLRLFSLIALVGIYYHWITVVDFIYLTAGIYFIAFLLTMLYAFRIKKPVFQFSIPHNVKAILEYTFYIILSGSVANLLLDGDKIMLNQYMDIGNIAYYSVATYIALVISVPSRAMHQIVYPITAKLMHENKHDELNELYKKTSVNLQVVGGFVMLCIFVNINQLYEMLPKEYSGGIWIVFMIGLSKYFDLILGNNNAIIFNSKYYRMVLFLGLMLVFFTIVLNMIFIPLYGITGSAFATLLSITLYSLAKLMFVVKRMHLYPFTIQNLYSIAITVLLFVMFYFWQFPFHPIIGIVLKSVLVTILYLYLNYRLNVSVEINRILEGFTNRVFR, via the coding sequence ATGGGAATCGTTTTAAATCAATCTTTAAAAAATACAATTATTACGTATATTGGTTTTGGTATCGGAGGAATTAGTACGATTTTTTTATTTCCGCCTATTTTAGGAAAGACCTATTACGGATTGTCAAATTATATTTTGTCTTGTGCCAACGTAATCATGCCTTTGTTTGCTATTGGTATGCAAAATACTTTGGTTAAGTTTTATTCTCAATGTAAAACAGAAAAAGAAGAAAATCAATTTTTGTCATTTACAGTAGTCTTTCCTCTTTTATTAAGTATTCCGTTGGTTTTAATTGGTTTATTTTTCTATGATGATATTAGTTTTTTTATCACTAAGAAAAATCCAATCGTAAAAGAATTCATTTATTTAATTCCATTTATTGGGATTTGTATGGCCTATTTTGAGATTTTTTATGCTTGGGCTAGGGTTCATATGCATTCTGTATTTGGTAATTTTATGAAAGAAGTTGGTTTACGCCTTTTTTCGTTAATTGCTCTAGTTGGGATTTATTATCATTGGATTACAGTTGTAGATTTTATTTATCTAACTGCGGGAATATATTTTATAGCATTTCTACTAACGATGCTATATGCTTTTAGAATAAAAAAACCTGTTTTTCAGTTCTCAATTCCTCACAATGTTAAAGCCATTTTAGAGTACACATTTTATATTATTTTATCTGGTAGTGTAGCCAATTTACTTTTGGATGGGGATAAAATAATGTTGAATCAATATATGGATATTGGGAATATAGCCTATTATTCTGTGGCTACCTATATTGCTTTGGTAATATCCGTCCCAAGTCGTGCCATGCACCAAATTGTGTATCCTATTACAGCAAAGCTAATGCATGAAAATAAGCATGATGAATTGAATGAGTTGTATAAAAAAACATCCGTTAATTTACAGGTAGTTGGTGGTTTTGTAATGTTATGCATTTTTGTTAATATTAATCAATTGTACGAAATGCTTCCAAAAGAATATTCAGGTGGAATTTGGATTGTTTTTATGATTGGCCTTTCAAAATACTTTGATTTGATTTTAGGGAATAATAATGCAATTATTTTTAATTCTAAGTATTATAGAATGGTGTTGTTTTTGGGGTTAATGTTAGTCTTCTTTACCATAGTGCTGAATATGATTTTTATTCCTTTGTATGGTATAACCGGATCTGCATTTGCAACATTATTGTCAATTACCTTGTATAGTTTGGCAAAATTGATGTTTGTGGTAAAAAGAATGCATTTATATCCATTTACGATTCAAAATTTATATTCTATTGCTATTACGGTTTTACTATTTGTTATGTTTTATTTTTGGCAATTTCCTTTTCACCCTATAATTGGAATTGTTTTAAAATCTGTATTAGTAACGATTTTATATTTGTATTTGAACTATAGATTGAATGTTTCAGTTGAAATTAATAGGATTCTAGAAGGTTTTACTAATAGAGTGTTTAGGTAG